A single Bosea sp. PAMC 26642 DNA region contains:
- the modC gene encoding molybdenum ABC transporter ATP-binding protein, translated as MSPVIEIAVQHRLGQFELDAAFTSTGRLTALFGRSGAGKTSLVNIVSGLIAPTQGRVVVDGKVLVDTQAGIFVPVHERRIGYVFQEARLFPHLSVRRNLLFGRWFSPRDARTISNLEGVLDLLGIAHLLERRPGALSGGEKQRVAIGRALLANPRLLLMDEPLASLDEARKAEILPYIERLRDETGVPIVYVSHSVTEVARLATTLVTVDQGRVTACGPTAEVMSRLDVAGLSGAAEAGSIIEGRVAGHDEAYGLTTLATRAGLLHVARSMMPIGATVRVRILASDVLISLTSPVGVSALNILPGTIAGIGARRPGGAVELLIDCGGESLLARLTAKSVDTLGLAKGVTVHAVIKSVSIDAP; from the coding sequence ATGAGCCCCGTCATCGAAATCGCGGTTCAGCACCGCCTTGGCCAGTTCGAGCTTGATGCGGCTTTCACCTCGACTGGCCGGCTGACCGCGCTGTTCGGCCGCTCGGGCGCAGGCAAGACGTCTCTGGTCAATATCGTCAGCGGCCTGATCGCGCCGACGCAGGGGCGCGTCGTCGTCGACGGGAAGGTGCTGGTCGACACGCAGGCCGGCATCTTCGTCCCGGTTCATGAGCGCCGCATCGGCTATGTTTTCCAGGAAGCGCGGCTCTTTCCGCATCTCAGCGTGCGCCGGAATCTTCTTTTCGGACGCTGGTTTTCGCCACGGGATGCCAGGACCATCAGCAACCTCGAGGGCGTGCTCGACCTGCTCGGCATCGCCCATCTGCTGGAACGCAGGCCCGGCGCGCTTTCGGGCGGCGAGAAGCAGCGCGTCGCGATCGGCCGCGCCCTGCTGGCCAATCCGCGCCTGCTGCTGATGGACGAGCCGCTGGCCTCGCTCGACGAGGCCCGCAAGGCCGAGATCCTGCCCTATATCGAGCGGCTGCGCGACGAGACCGGCGTACCGATCGTCTATGTCTCGCATTCGGTCACGGAGGTGGCGCGGCTGGCGACGACGCTGGTCACCGTCGACCAGGGCCGTGTCACCGCCTGCGGCCCGACAGCTGAGGTGATGTCGCGCCTAGACGTCGCGGGTCTTTCGGGTGCGGCCGAGGCTGGCTCGATCATCGAGGGCCGTGTCGCCGGCCATGACGAAGCCTACGGCCTGACCACGCTGGCGACACGTGCCGGCCTCCTGCATGTGGCGCGCAGCATGATGCCGATCGGCGCGACCGTCCGCGTCCGCATCCTCGCCAGCGACGTGCTGATCAGCCTGACTTCCCCGGTTGGGGTCAGCGCCCTCAACATCCTGCCCGGCACCATCGCCGGGATCGGCGCGCGCCGCCCGGGTGGCGCCGTGGAGCTGCTGATCGACTGCGGCGGAGAAAGTCTCCTTGCCCGCCTGACCGCCAAATCCGTCGATACGCTCGGACTGGCTAAGGGTGTCACCGTCCATGCCGTGATCAAGAGCGTCTCGATCGATGCCCCCTGA